The nucleotide sequence GGTAGCGGTCGAAGAGCGAGTCGATCTTTGACTGCTCGATGGGGATGAGTTCGCCGAGCTGGCGCGAGATGTGCACGGTGCGGGCGACCTCCTCGACCATGACGGCCGCCTTGACGGCGTCGCGGCCGTCGGTGCCGATGGTGAAGGGGCCGTGGTTCTGCATGAGGACGGCGCGGCTGCGGGAGTCCTTCAGAGTCTCGACGATGCCGCGGCCGATCGAGTCGTCGCCGATCAGGGCGAAGGGGCCGATCGGGATGGGGCCGCCGAACTCGTCGGCCATCATCGTCAGGACGCAGGGCACCTCCTCGCCGCGGGCCGCCCAGGCGGTCGCGTAGGTGGAGTGCGTGTGCACGACGCCGCCGACGCGGTCCAGGTGCTCGTAGACGTAGGCGTGCGCGGCGGTGTCGCTGGACGGCTGCAGCCTGTCGGGCGTGCCGTCGTCGATCTTCTTCCCGTCGAGCGTGCACACGACCATCGCCTCGGGCGAGAGCTGGTCGTAGGACACGCCGGACGGCTTGATGACGAACAGGTCCTGCCCGATGCGGTCCGCGCAACGGATGCGCTGCGAGACGTTACCGGCGGTCCAGACGACGAGTTCCCATCGGGGCAGTTCGGCGTGCAGGTCGGCGACGATGGTGCGCGTCGCGGCGACCTCCTCCTGCACATCGGCCGGCAGGTCGGCAAGGCGGATGGTCATACATCTCCTCCGGGGTTTGAGGCGCCAGTGGCGGCATCGGCCTGACTGCACGGCACCGCCATGTGACCGTTCACACATCATGCTACCCGGCCGCGATTCCGGGGTCAACGGAGGGGCACCTACCCGGCTGCGGGAATCCCCGCCGACTCTCGGGGCACGTACTGCGCGGGCAGCGTGCGGGAACCGGGTTCGCCCCCCTCGACCACCTCGAACAGCAGCTCGGCCGCCGCCGAGCCGACCTCGGCGAATGGCTGGCGCACGGAGGCCAGCGGCACCCGCAGGTAGGGCGCGATGTCGAGGTCGTCGTAGCCGACGAGGGCCACCCGACCGGGCACGTCGAGACCCAGCTCCTGCAGCCGGCGCAGCGCCCCGACGGCGACCTGGTCGTTGGACGCGAAGATGGCGTCGACCGAGTCGTCGGCCTCAAGGATCCGGTCCACGCCGAGGTAGCCGCCGCGCACGCCCCACCCGGCCTCGACGAGGGGGCCGCAGGCGGCGCCGGCGGCGGCCTTCCACCCCTCGATACGGGTGCGCGCCTCCAGCCATTCGACGGGGCCGCTCAGGTGCGCGATGCGGCGCCTGCCGGCCGCCCGCAGGGCGCTGGTGGCCTGGTGGGCGCCGGAGAAGTGGTCGCTGTGCGCGCGGGCGATGCCGGGCGGAACCTGTCCTTCGGCGATGACGCACGTGGGGAGCTCTGCGGCGAAGGTACGGGCCAGCTCGAGCATGGCGCTCGTCCAGGCGATGATCACGACCCCGTCGACGCCGAGGCCGAGGAGGTGTTCGCGCGCCTCCGCGAGCGACTCGTCGGAGTCGTCGCGCACCGTGACCGTCGCGGTGGCGTAGCCGCGGGCCCGGGCGCCCTCGTCGATCGCCAGCGTCATCTGGTGCGGGCCGTAGAGCTCGCCGTGGTAGGCGACGACCCCGATGGTCATGGAGTCGCGCGTCACCAGCGAGCGCGCGGCCTTGCTCGGCCGGTAGCCGAGTTCGGCGATGGCCTCGTTGACGCGCTGCGCGGTGGCGGGGCGGACCCGCTGCGGCTCGTTGATGACCCGCGAGACCGTCTGGTACGAGACGCCCGCCAGGGCCGCGACGTCGCGGATCGAGGGGCGGGGTTGTGCCTTGCGCGCCATCACGCCACCGGCCAGTACTGCTGCGCTGCCATCCAGCTCACGGTGTCTCCTGCGATGATGAGTCCCTTCCCTTTAGAGGTGGGCGTGTAGGCCAGCCCTTCGATCGTGCGGCTGACTCCCCCGTGTTCGGTGATCATGAGCGATCCGGCGAGGTGGTCCCACGGGTGCATGGACGTGTAGGCCATGAAGTCGATGTCGCCGTGGAGCACGGCCGGGTAGTCGAACGCGCAGCAGAAGTGGCTGAGCACAGCGGGGCTGAGGTGGCCGTCTGCGTCGTAGCCGACGAACCTCTTCTTCGATGACGCCCCCAGCGGCGCCCTGTCGTGCTGCGCCCGGGTGACCGCCTCGTCGTTGAGCCTGACCCCCGAGCCACGCTCGACGACGTAGGCGCGGCCGGTCATCGGCTGCCAGATCCAGCCGCGGGTCGTGATGCCCCCACGCGTCTCCGCGAGCATCACCCCGTGCTCGTCGCGGCCGCGCACGAAGTTCCTGGTCCCGTCGATCGGGTCGATGACGAAGGCGTGGTCGGCGCCGGCCAGAGCGCTCAGCAGCCCGGGGTCGGAGAAGACGGCTTCCTCGCCGACGATGACCGCGGCGGGGAAGGCGTGCGCCAGGCGCGCGCCGATGCGCTGCTCGGCCTCACGGTCGGCGATCGTCACGAGGTCGCCGGGACGCTTCTCGACGATCTCCTCGGCCGCGAGCTGGTGGAACCGCGGCGTGATCACCTCAGCGGCGGTCTCCTTGAGCAGCCCCAGGATGGCTTCGGTGTCCATACCCACGCACTTTAGCGGTCCTGTCCCGCGGCTGTGAGAACGGTCACCTCACTCGAGGTGGTCCTGCGTCACGAAGTCGATGAGCCTCTCCACCTGGGTGTTGAGCTGCGGCTCGAGGTCACGCCAGCCGCCGACGCGCGCCAGGATGCCCTGCCAGCCGCGGGCGATGTCCGCCTGGTCGGCGTGCGGCAGGCCGAGCGCCGCGAGCGTGCCGAGCTTGAAGTCGACGTCGCGCGGGACCTCGGGCCAGGCCCTGCGGCCGATGCGCTGCGGCCGGACGGCCTGCCAGATGTCGATGAACTCGTGCCCCTCGATCAGCACGGTGTCGCGGTAGCCGGCCTGGTACACCTGCTTCGCGATCCGCGACTCCTTGGAGCCGGGGAC is from Tessaracoccus palaemonis and encodes:
- a CDS encoding L-ribulose-5-phosphate 4-epimerase, whose amino-acid sequence is MTIRLADLPADVQEEVAATRTIVADLHAELPRWELVVWTAGNVSQRIRCADRIGQDLFVIKPSGVSYDQLSPEAMVVCTLDGKKIDDGTPDRLQPSSDTAAHAYVYEHLDRVGGVVHTHSTYATAWAARGEEVPCVLTMMADEFGGPIPIGPFALIGDDSIGRGIVETLKDSRSRAVLMQNHGPFTIGTDGRDAVKAAVMVEEVARTVHISRQLGELIPIEQSKIDSLFDRYQNVYGQK
- a CDS encoding LacI family DNA-binding transcriptional regulator produces the protein MARKAQPRPSIRDVAALAGVSYQTVSRVINEPQRVRPATAQRVNEAIAELGYRPSKAARSLVTRDSMTIGVVAYHGELYGPHQMTLAIDEGARARGYATATVTVRDDSDESLAEAREHLLGLGVDGVVIIAWTSAMLELARTFAAELPTCVIAEGQVPPGIARAHSDHFSGAHQATSALRAAGRRRIAHLSGPVEWLEARTRIEGWKAAAGAACGPLVEAGWGVRGGYLGVDRILEADDSVDAIFASNDQVAVGALRRLQELGLDVPGRVALVGYDDLDIAPYLRVPLASVRQPFAEVGSAAAELLFEVVEGGEPGSRTLPAQYVPRESAGIPAAG
- a CDS encoding inositol monophosphatase family protein; this encodes MDTEAILGLLKETAAEVITPRFHQLAAEEIVEKRPGDLVTIADREAEQRIGARLAHAFPAAVIVGEEAVFSDPGLLSALAGADHAFVIDPIDGTRNFVRGRDEHGVMLAETRGGITTRGWIWQPMTGRAYVVERGSGVRLNDEAVTRAQHDRAPLGASSKKRFVGYDADGHLSPAVLSHFCCAFDYPAVLHGDIDFMAYTSMHPWDHLAGSLMITEHGGVSRTIEGLAYTPTSKGKGLIIAGDTVSWMAAQQYWPVA